The following are encoded in a window of Streptomyces sp. Go-475 genomic DNA:
- a CDS encoding polysaccharide deacetylase family protein, which yields MSRRRALLLGGTGGAALAGGGAWLGNVAAQPAAAEAVEAAIGGLTTPPAYAPSGRRPKYRRASWSQQFQSGHGWTPGGAGTASAEANDKSVFVRGTQSVRVTTNGTGKQSYVRKTGLPAMSLSGKMIRLVFRVDDVTNLAKMVFYLGSGSLANHFSWAFHAHSKTAANYVQSGEWVTVHLQWADVSGAAGTYSIGADGKPSTKTGFTDLSFAVYDNAGGPVTYRLQAVELIPDTVSVFPKGVVSITFDDSHKSIHDLARPVMDRFGFPGTVYNIADAIGTGSFLTVGQMRSMQDFSGWEMAGHSYANAVHTASYPKLTAEQADDDFRKLREWLVSNGFTSEHFAYPHGAFQKTTDGVPVDQIASRHFTTARSIISETIESFAPAMPYRLKALTGINDGTGIGGTALSKLTGAGGRLDRCVNSGDWLILCLHKVVDGAPATSTEIGKAGLETLMKAIDDRDIPVLTVEEAMASYT from the coding sequence GTGAGCCGGCGCAGGGCGCTGCTCCTGGGCGGAACGGGCGGGGCCGCCCTGGCGGGCGGGGGTGCCTGGCTGGGGAACGTGGCGGCGCAGCCGGCCGCAGCCGAGGCGGTCGAGGCCGCCATCGGCGGACTGACCACCCCGCCGGCCTACGCCCCGTCGGGCCGCCGCCCCAAGTACCGCCGGGCCAGTTGGTCCCAGCAGTTCCAGTCCGGCCACGGCTGGACCCCGGGGGGCGCGGGCACCGCGTCGGCCGAGGCGAACGACAAGTCCGTCTTCGTCCGCGGCACCCAGTCGGTCCGGGTGACCACCAACGGCACCGGCAAGCAGTCGTACGTCCGTAAGACCGGCCTGCCCGCGATGAGCCTGAGCGGCAAGATGATCCGCCTGGTCTTCCGCGTCGACGACGTGACGAACCTGGCCAAGATGGTGTTCTACCTGGGCAGCGGCTCCCTCGCGAACCACTTCTCCTGGGCCTTCCACGCGCACTCCAAGACGGCGGCCAACTACGTCCAGTCCGGGGAGTGGGTGACCGTCCACCTCCAGTGGGCGGACGTCAGCGGTGCGGCCGGCACGTACTCCATCGGCGCCGACGGCAAGCCGTCCACGAAGACCGGATTCACCGACCTGTCGTTCGCCGTGTACGACAACGCGGGCGGCCCGGTCACCTACCGCCTCCAGGCCGTGGAGCTGATCCCGGACACCGTCTCGGTCTTCCCCAAGGGCGTCGTCTCCATCACCTTCGACGACTCCCACAAGTCCATCCACGACCTGGCCCGGCCGGTCATGGACCGCTTCGGCTTCCCCGGCACGGTCTACAACATCGCCGACGCCATCGGCACCGGCAGCTTCCTGACCGTGGGCCAGATGCGGTCCATGCAGGACTTCTCCGGCTGGGAGATGGCGGGCCACTCGTACGCGAACGCCGTCCACACGGCCAGCTACCCCAAGCTCACCGCCGAGCAGGCCGACGACGACTTCCGCAAGCTGCGCGAGTGGCTGGTGTCCAACGGCTTCACCAGCGAGCACTTCGCCTATCCGCACGGGGCGTTCCAGAAGACGACCGACGGCGTCCCGGTCGACCAGATCGCGAGCCGGCACTTCACCACGGCCCGCTCGATCATCTCCGAGACCATCGAGTCCTTCGCCCCGGCGATGCCCTACCGCCTCAAGGCGCTGACCGGCATCAACGACGGCACGGGCATCGGCGGCACGGCACTGTCGAAGCTGACGGGCGCGGGCGGCCGGCTCGACCGCTGCGTGAACAGCGGCGACTGGCTGATCCTCTGCCTGCACAAGGTCGTCGACGGCGCCCCCGCGACGAGCACCGAGATCGGCAAGGCGGGCCTGGAGACGCTGATGAAGGCGATCGACGACCGGGACATCCCGGTGCTGACGGTCGAGGAGGCGATGGCCTCCTACACCTGA